The following proteins are encoded in a genomic region of Pelodictyon phaeoclathratiforme BU-1:
- a CDS encoding YXWGXW repeat-containing protein: MKKQIWLAAGIAGMLLGTPAADAKAALSVQISTGIHPSFVINSAPNFIYLRSQGFSVSIGNPYDIVYYGSFYYIYSNNRWYRATNYRGPWVLILNNRLPYQIRRHRWEDIRRYRDIEYRRSDHNSNRYQRIDDNKRRILNQRNESSNRRIQEQKNRAQENRRIEEQHNRAQENRRVQEQHNGVQEHRRIQKQPKRAPENHRVQEQHKMGDENKRTQEGHGKDGRNSEREDNGGKRH, translated from the coding sequence ATGAAAAAACAAATCTGGTTGGCTGCGGGCATCGCAGGCATGCTTCTTGGAACTCCTGCTGCCGATGCCAAGGCGGCGCTGAGTGTTCAGATTAGTACGGGGATCCATCCCTCATTTGTGATTAATTCTGCGCCGAATTTTATCTATCTGCGATCACAGGGGTTTTCGGTTTCTATAGGCAACCCTTATGATATCGTCTATTACGGGAGCTTTTACTACATCTATAGCAACAACCGCTGGTATCGTGCTACGAATTATCGTGGGCCATGGGTGCTCATTCTGAACAACAGGCTTCCATATCAAATCAGAAGGCACCGTTGGGAGGATATCAGACGGTACCGCGATATCGAGTATCGCAGATCCGACCATAACAGTAACCGGTATCAGCGCATTGACGACAACAAGAGGAGAATACTCAATCAGCGTAATGAGTCGAGCAACCGGCGTATCCAGGAGCAGAAGAACAGGGCTCAGGAGAATCGCAGAATCGAGGAGCAGCACAACAGGGCTCAGGAGAATCGCCGGGTTCAGGAACAGCACAATGGGGTTCAGGAGCATCGCCGAATCCAGAAACAGCCGAAGCGGGCTCCCGAGAATCATCGGGTTCAGGAACAGCACAAAATGGGTGATGAAAACAAGCGAACTCAGGAGGGGCATGGCAAGGATGGCAGGAACAGTGAGAGAGAGGATAATGGTGGAAAGAGACATTGA